In one Alosa alosa isolate M-15738 ecotype Scorff River chromosome 14, AALO_Geno_1.1, whole genome shotgun sequence genomic region, the following are encoded:
- the LOC125306976 gene encoding fibronectin type III and SPRY domain-containing protein 2, whose amino-acid sequence MDLFGGILDVIDEEMTVSDDEDKVEDRTRALMDMYSLENTEAQAKPQVSTFQRFSVDTNESLHFEPYIPEGDESEHALGNDDVFLTGNQSVFDESKELMEGRTAQSESDPPDAYCTDCQTSTYVFQNITGPHKNHRVILMKKAAQEIKSSINKTRSKLEEKITQMENFAGNLEEIFITVEENFGRQEQNLEHHYNDVLQTLAHRYDERASALEDEKKMKLESLYSQLIDCGKMLDNSKELIEQAQMVYRNENKYSFLQRVMPVMKRIEEHAKKEPDLKISTSLEFDTQTANLSDVKQMMDSINAVPAPSAPVMNPQVPNSATCTSVRVCWSLFSDDTVEYYELYSRPIFEDITVESDLEASKLKVKETHYTVTDLLPNAQYEFWVTATNTTGISPASEKAVYMTVPSPPVIKPRECTSCPDAALIRWDSGNSNPVDSYTLELIEMGAESGRAGVTESIVAIPTCECLIQLQPGKCYLIYVRAVNIGGPSERSESFTVSTTGTFFHLLEDTAHPCLSVSEDGFTMFYTDEELPLSEMAFSDNTFARCVAVLGDLIPVRTKHYWEVEVDPHTEYRIGVAYEDTQRNAYFGGNNTSWCMRHVLTPSRHKYEFLHSGWTPDIRITSHPLRIGVALDYDQGKLSFFNADLGQHLYTFDCQFLHYVHPCFALDNPGGLSLRNGVTPPHYISLI is encoded by the exons ATGGATCTGTTTGGAGGGATACTGGATGTCATTGACGAAGAAATGACAGTTAGTGATGATGAAGACAAAGTTGAAGATCGCACCAGAGCATTAATGGACATGTACAGTCTAGAAAATACAGAAGCACAAGCCAAACCGCAGGTTTCCACTTTCCAACGGTTTTCTGTGGACACAAATGAGTCACTTCACTTTGAACCCTACATACCTGAGGGAGACGAGAGTGAGCATGCACTGGGCAATGATGACGTGTTTCTGACGGGAAATCAAAGTGTATTTGATGAATCAAAGGAATTAATGGAGGGACGCACCGCTCAGAGTGAGAGCGACCCTCCTGATGCTTACTGCACCGACTGCCAGACATCGACTTACGTATTCCAAAATATTACTGGGCCTCACAAGAACCACAGGGTCATCCTAATGAAGAAAGCAGCCCAAGAAATTAAG AGTAGCATCAATAAAACAAGGAGCAAGTTGGAAGAAAAGATTACACAAATGGAAAATTTTGCTGGCAACCTTGAGGAGATATTTATAACAGTAGAG GAAAACTTTGGCAGGCAAGAACAGAACCTGGAGCATCACTATAATGATGTCCTTCAGACGCTGGCCCATCGCTATGATGAGAGGGCATCAGCTCTGGAGGATGAGAAGAAAATGAAGCTTGAGTCTCTTTATAGTCAGCTGATTGACTGTGGGAAAATGCTGGATAATTCCAAAGAGCTGATTGAGCAAGCCCAAATGGTCTACAGAAATGAAAACAAGTATTCTTTCCTTCAA AGGGTAATGCCCGTCATGAAGAG AATTGAGGAACATGCTAAAAAGGAACCAGACCTCAAGATCTCTACATCCTTGGAGTTTGACACCCAAACAGCTAATTTGTCTGATGTCAAACAAATGATGGACTCAATCAATGCTGTCCCAG CTCCCTCGGCTCCAGTCATGAACCCACAGGTTCCCAACTCTGCCACCTGCACGTCTGTGCGCGTGTGCTGGAGCCTGTTCTCTGATGACACGGTGGAGTACTATGAGCTCTACAGCAGACCCATCTTTGAGGACATCACGGTGGAGTCTGATCTGGAAG CATCAAAGTTGAAGGTGAAGGAGACTCACTACACTGTTACTGATTTACTGCCCAATGCACAGTACGAGTTCTGGGTCACTGCAACCAATACCACAGGCATCAGCCCAGCCAGTGAGAAAGCTGTGTACATGACAG TGCCTTCTCCTCCCGTCATCAAGCCACGAGAGTGCACAAGTTGTCCGGATGCTGCCCTCATTCGCTGGGACTCAGGGAACTCCAACCCTGTGGATTCCTACACACTGGAGCTGATTGAGATGGGCGCAGAATCAGGCAGAGCTGGTGTGACAGA GTCCATTGTGGCCATTCCTACTTGTGAGTGCTTAATTCAGCTGCAGCCAGGAAAGTGCTACCTGATTTATGTCAGGGCTGTGAATATTGGCGGCCCAAGTGAGAGAAGTGAGTCGTTTACTGTGTCAACAACAG GAACATTCTTTCACCTTCTGGAGGACACAGCCCATCCATGTCTGAGTGTGTCAGAGGATGGCTTCACCATGTTCTACACAGATGAGGAACTGCCTTTGAGTGAAATGGCCTTCAGTGACAACACCTTTGCAAG ATGTGTGGCAGTGCTTGGTGATTTGATCCCAGTGCGAACCAAGCATTACTGGGAAGTGGAGGTGGACCCCCACACTGAATACAGGATTGGAGTGGCATATGAAGACACCCAGAGAAATGCCTACTTTGGAGGGAACAACACTTCGTGGTGCATGAGGCATGTCCTCACCCCGTCCCG GCACAAGTACGAGTTCCTGCACAGTGGCTGGACACCAGACATCAGAATCACCAGCCATCCCCTGAGAATCGGTGTGGCGCTAGACTACGACCAGGGGAAGCTGTCCTTCTTCAATGCAGATTTGGGCCAGCATCTCTACACCTTTGACTGTCAGTTCCTGCATTACGTTCATCCCTGCTTTGCCCTAGACAACCCAGGAGGACTTTCGCTCAGAAATGGCGTTACACCACCCCACTACATTAGTCTGATTTAA
- the LOC125306977 gene encoding KH homology domain-containing protein 4-like isoform X1 — protein sequence MASGTPCLSRWDQPKSKADMRQGCNVSQTAPKLSSTANHMGANNVTTTASASQTSSVPSAELKMPPTSGGLEDAPQGGVEMAAAMAAKINAMLMAKGKLKTLEPLPSKIAPSVPVSSVTDEVVVTEVDINDVPINCRNLLTKGKTQEEIRQVSGAVVSTKGLYMTTADKSTAKGERPLYLHVQGRSQEEVNKAVQRIKEIISEDLMRAAAASGGLQRPVMPTLPVYPQPPRPAVPQQPTRLQMPTMPRLPNAQQNQRPTPSHGGHSGSFVHTKIFVGLDQALPSFNVNEKVEGPGGTYLGHIQTETGARVFLRGKTSGYIEQASRRESFEPLYVYISHPNQTGLEAAKKLTESLLETVRAEHSRMVSIYTATGSTQAYPAHGYPANSNYSSQGSWYNYPANGYPGGYSAYPGATGYWSSANGHPSHSNLSTTPQSSQAMVQYPVCPRKPPPYLVQDQGAGSGDATSSPSTSPPQPASPKRQFVEDTDTANEAESESSADVKSEEQTSPPVSSAEGRTSERFLMPPPPMPLTVTRKRQRESPPKEELCPAAAGPVEVEAPKKLKLPEDGSGLVPYGGDSSDEEEERTRCSKKANS from the exons ATGGCGTCGGGTACACC ATGCTTAAGTAGATGGGACCAACCCAAATCGAAAGCTGACATGCGTCAAGGCTGCAATGTCTCTCAGACTGCACCAAAACTCTCATCCACAGCAAATCACATGGGCGCCAACAACGTCACTACAACTGCCAGTGCATCTCAAACATCTAGTGTTCCATCAGCTGAGTTGAAAATGCCTCCCACATCTGGGGGTCTAGAAGATGCTCCTCAGGGTGGTGTTGAGATGGCTGCAGCTATGGCTGCTAAAATAAATGCAATGCTAATGGCTAAAGGGAAACTGAAAACACTAGAACCTTTACCCAGTAAG ATTGCACCAAGTGTGCCAGTCTCAAGTGTCACTGATGAAGTTGTGGTGACTGAAGTGGATATCAACGATGTGCCCATAAATTGCAGAAACCTGCTCACAAAAGGGAAAACTCAGGAAGAG ATTCGTCAGGTCAGCGGAGCTGTAGTTTCAACAAAAGGACTGTACATGACCACTGCTGACAAGTCCACTGCTAAAGG TGAGAGACCTTTGTATCTCCATGTTCAAGGACGGAGTCAGGAGGAGGTCAACA AGGCCGTCCAGCGGATAAAGGAGATCATTTCAGAGGACCTGATGAGGGCAGCCGCCGCATCAGGAGGACTGCAGCGCCCTGTGATGCCCACACTTCCAGTGTACCCACAGCCGCCGCGCCCTGCCGTCCCACAGCAGCCCACGAGGCTCCAGATGCCAACGatgccacggctgcccaatgcACAGCAGAACCAAAGGCCCACACCCTCGCATGGTGGACATTCAGGg AGTTTTGTCCATACCAAAATATTTGTTGGTCTGGATCAAGCACTGCCCTCGTTTAATGTGAATGAAAAAGTGGAGGGCCCGGGGGGCACGTATCTAGGGCACATCCAGACGGAGACGGGTGCCCGCGTCTTCCTGCGGGGGAAGACCTCTGGTTACATCGAGCAGGCGTCACGACGAGAGTCGTTTGAGCCGCTCTACGTGTACATCAG CCACCCAAACCAGACTGGACTGGAAGCTGCAAAGAAGCTAACAGAGAGTCTACTGGAAACG GTCAGAGCGGAGCATTCTCGGATGGTGTCCATATACACGGCAACGGGGTCTACTCAAG CATACCCAGCTCATGGATACCCAGCTAATAGCAATTACAGTAGCCAGGGGTCCTGGTATAACTACCCAGCAAATGGGTACCCGGGCGGCTATTCAGCATACCCAGGAGCCACTGGTTACTGGAGTAGTGCAAATGGTCACCCCAGTCATTCTAACTTGTCGACAACCCCTCAATCTTCCCAGGCAATGGTTCAGTATCCAGTGTGTCCTAGGAAACCCCCACCCTATCTAGTACAG GACCAGGGAGCTGGTTCCGGTGATGCCACTAGCAGTCCATCCACCAGCCCCCCGCAGCCTGCCAGCCCCAAGCGTCAGTTTGTGGAAGACACCGACACGGCTAATGAGGCTGAG TCTGAGTCCAGCGCAGATGTGAAGAGTGAGGAACAAACATCACCACCGGTTTCCTCTGCTGAAGGGAGAACTTCAGAAAG GTTCCTGATGCCGCCTCCTCCCATGCCTTTGACGGTCACTcgcaagagacagagggagagcccGCCCAAAGAGGAGCTGTGTCCTGCTGCGG CAGGCCCAGTGGAGGTGGAGGCGCCCAAGAAGCTGAAGCTGCCGGAGGATGGCTCAGGGCTCGTGCCCTATGGAGGGGACTCTTCCGACGAGGAAGAGGAGCGGACTCGCTGCAGTAAGAAGGCTAACTCCTAA
- the pde8a gene encoding high affinity cAMP-specific and IBMX-insensitive 3',5'-cyclic phosphodiesterase 8A has product MGCASSIHISDRVVYHSGKESEESHSPQQTNTTQQSQQQGNPAQGLPIKPSSCKTTLTEVQFGPMKLYEDQLQVLLVFAKEDSQSNGFCWACEKANFKCSIARTPESALECFLEKHHDLIIIDHRHSRYFDAEALCRSIRAVNSSENTVIVAVVKRPDREEATLMSLIAAGFNRRYVENANMMACYNELIQLEHGEVRAQFKLRACNAIFTALEQSQEAIEITSEDQVIQYVNPAYESIMGYQKGELIGKEIIEVPKSEKNKPDLLETINSCIRKGKEWQGIYYAKKKNGDSVQQNVKITPVIGQGGKIRHYVSINRPLNDNNKTEKSSDRVQAESQTDIQSCKHKDRRKGSLDVRSTTSRGSDGSSQRRHSSMARIHSMTIEAPITKVINIINAAQESSPMPVAEALDRVLEILRTTELYSPQLGTKEEDPHTNDLVGGLMTDGLRRLSGNEYIFSTKQPHHIPSHLTTPLSLNDIPPRVAQTMENEDSWDFDIFNLEAATIKRPLTFLGLKIFSRFGVCEFLSCPEATLRSWLQVIEANYHSSNSYHNSSHAADVLHATAYFLCKERVKQSLDPIDEVAALIAATVHDVDHPGRTNSFLCNAGSELAILYNDTAVLESHHAALAFQITTRDDKCNIFKNMERNEYRTLRQAIIDMVLATEMTKHFEHVNKFVNSINKPLAALEENGGNGDEESVKGILTTPENRILVKRMLIKCADISNPCRPLELCIEWAGRISEEYFAQTDEEKRQGLPVVMPVFDRNTCSIPKSQISFIDYFITDMFDAWDAFADLPNLMQHLDNNYKYWKGLDERKLHSLRPPPE; this is encoded by the exons accACATTAACAGAGGTGCAGTTTGGACCAATGAAGTTATACGAAGATCAGCTTCAG GTACTTTTAGTGTTTGCCAAAGaagacagccagagcaatggcttctgTTGGGCCTGTGAGAAAGCCAACTTCAAGTGCAGCATAGCCCGAACGCCTGAATCTGCACTCGAGTGCTTCCTAGAAAAGCATCATGACCTCATTATCATCGATCACAGACATTCCAGATATTTTGATGCAGAAGCACTATGTCG GTCAATTAGAGCGGTGAACTCATCAGAAAACACtgtgattgttgctgttgtgaaaag GCCGGACCGTGAAGAAGCCACTCTGATGTCTCTGATAGCTGCAGGATTTAACAGA CGGTATGTGGAGAATGCCAACATGATGGCCTGCTACAATGAGCTTATCCAGCTGGAGCATGGAGAAGTGCGGGCACAGTTCAAGCTAAG AGCCTGCAATGCTATTTTCACCGCTCTGGAGCAGAGTCAAGAGGCCATTGAGATCACAAGTGAAGATCAAGTGATTCAG TATGTAAACCCCGCATATGAGTCCATCATGGGATACCAGAAGGGGGAACTCATAGGGAAGGAAATCATAGAAGTGCCTAAAAGCGAGAAAAATAAGCCTGATCTCCTTGAAACTATAAATTCTTGCATACGGAAAGGAAAG gAGTGGCAAGGGATTTATTATGCCAAAAAGAAGAATGGAGACAGTGTCCAACAAAATGTGAAAATTACACCTGTTATTGGACAGGGAGG AAAAATTAGACACTATGTGTCTATTAACAGGcctttaaatgataataataag ACTGAGAAATCCAGTGATCGTGTACAAGCTGAATCTCAGACAG ATATCCAGTCCTGCAAACACAAGGACAGGAGGAAAGGCTCCCTGGACGTCCGCTCCACTACATCACGAGGGAGCGATG GAAGCTCCCAGAGAAGGCACTCCTCTATGGCCCGGATCCACTCCATGACCATAGAAGCACCAATAACGAAG GTGATAAACATCATCAACGCAGCGCAAGAGAGCAGCCCCATGCCTGTGGCGGAGGCCCTGGACCGCGTGCTAGAGATCCTGAGAACCACCGAGCTCTACTCCCCCCAGCTGGGCACCAAGGAGGAGGACCCCCACACCAATGACCTTGTCGGGGGGCTGATGACG GATGGCTTACGAAGACTATCTGGAAATGAATACATATTTTCAACAAAAC AGCCTCATCACATCCCCAGTCACCTGACCACACCACTCTCACTCAACGACATCCCCCCTCGGGTGGCCCAGACCATGGAAAATGAAGACTCATGGGACTTTGACATCTTCAACCTAGAGGCAGCCACTATAAAGCG GCCTTTAACCTTCTTGGGTTTAAAGATCTTCTCGCGCTTTGGCGTGTGCGAGTTCCTAAGCTGCCCCGAGGCCACGCTCCGGTCATGGCTGCAGGTGATCGAGGCCAACTACCACTCCAGCAACTCCTACCACAACTCCAGCCACGCAGCGGACGTACTGCACGCCACCGCCTACTTCCTCTGCAAGGAGAGAGTTAAG CAAAGCCTGGACCCCATAGACGAGGTCGCAGCCCTGATTGCCGCCACAGTGCACGACGTCGACCACCCGGGCCGGACCAACTCCTTCCTGTGCAATGCTGGGAGCGAGCTGGCCATCCTGTACAATGACACGGCTGTCCTGGAGAGCCACCACGCTGCCCTGGCCTTCCAGATCACTACCAGGGACGACAAGTGCAACATCTTCAAGAACATGGAGAG AAACGAGTACCGCACACTCCGGCAAGCCATCATTGACATGGTCCTGGCCACCGAGATGACCAAGCACTTTGAGCATGTCAACAAGTTCGTCAACAGCATCAATAAACCCTTGGCAGCCTTGGAGGAGAATGGG GGGAATGGGGATGAGGAATCTGTCAAAGGCATTTTGACAACTCCGGAGAATCGGATTCTTGTGAAACGCATGCTCATTAAGTGCGCCGATATCTCGAATCCCTGTCGACCATTGGAGCTGTGTATTGAGTGGGCTGGCCGCATTTCAGAAGAATATTTTGCACAG ACggatgaggagaagagacagGGCCTCCCAGTGGTCATGCCCGTGTTTGACAGGAACACCTGTAGCATTCCCAAATCCCAAATCTCCTTCATTGACTATTTCATCACAGATATGTTTGATGCCTGGGATG CATTCGCAGACCTCCCGAATCTCATGCAGCACCTGGACAACAACTACAAGTATTGGAAAGGCCTCGACGAGCGGAAGCTCCACAGCCTGCGCCCTCCGCCGGAGTAG
- the LOC125306977 gene encoding KH homology domain-containing protein 4-like isoform X2, with protein MASGTPCLSRWDQPKSKADMRQGCNVSQTAPKLSSTANHMGANNVTTTASASQTSSVPSAELKMPPTSGGLEDAPQGGVEMAAAMAAKINAMLMAKGKLKTLEPLPSKIAPSVPVSSVTDEVVVTEVDINDVPINCRNLLTKGKTQEEIRQVSGAVVSTKGLYMTTADKSTAKGERPLYLHVQGRSQEEVNKAVQRIKEIISEDLMRAAAASGGLQRPVMPTLPVYPQPPRPAVPQQPTRLQMPTMPRLPNAQQNQRPTPSHGGHSGSFVHTKIFVGLDQALPSFNVNEKVEGPGGTYLGHIQTETGARVFLRGKTSGYIEQASRRESFEPLYVYISHPNQTGLEAAKKLTESLLETVRAEHSRMVSIYTATGSTQAYPAHGYPANSNYSSQGSWYNYPANGYPGGYSAYPGATGYWSSANGHPSHSNLSTTPQSSQAMVQYPVCPRKPPPYLVQDQGAGSGDATSSPSTSPPQPASPKRQFVEDTDTANEAESESSADVKSEEQTSPPVSSAEGRTSERFLMPPPPMPLTVTRKRQRESPPKEELCPAAGPVEVEAPKKLKLPEDGSGLVPYGGDSSDEEEERTRCSKKANS; from the exons ATGGCGTCGGGTACACC ATGCTTAAGTAGATGGGACCAACCCAAATCGAAAGCTGACATGCGTCAAGGCTGCAATGTCTCTCAGACTGCACCAAAACTCTCATCCACAGCAAATCACATGGGCGCCAACAACGTCACTACAACTGCCAGTGCATCTCAAACATCTAGTGTTCCATCAGCTGAGTTGAAAATGCCTCCCACATCTGGGGGTCTAGAAGATGCTCCTCAGGGTGGTGTTGAGATGGCTGCAGCTATGGCTGCTAAAATAAATGCAATGCTAATGGCTAAAGGGAAACTGAAAACACTAGAACCTTTACCCAGTAAG ATTGCACCAAGTGTGCCAGTCTCAAGTGTCACTGATGAAGTTGTGGTGACTGAAGTGGATATCAACGATGTGCCCATAAATTGCAGAAACCTGCTCACAAAAGGGAAAACTCAGGAAGAG ATTCGTCAGGTCAGCGGAGCTGTAGTTTCAACAAAAGGACTGTACATGACCACTGCTGACAAGTCCACTGCTAAAGG TGAGAGACCTTTGTATCTCCATGTTCAAGGACGGAGTCAGGAGGAGGTCAACA AGGCCGTCCAGCGGATAAAGGAGATCATTTCAGAGGACCTGATGAGGGCAGCCGCCGCATCAGGAGGACTGCAGCGCCCTGTGATGCCCACACTTCCAGTGTACCCACAGCCGCCGCGCCCTGCCGTCCCACAGCAGCCCACGAGGCTCCAGATGCCAACGatgccacggctgcccaatgcACAGCAGAACCAAAGGCCCACACCCTCGCATGGTGGACATTCAGGg AGTTTTGTCCATACCAAAATATTTGTTGGTCTGGATCAAGCACTGCCCTCGTTTAATGTGAATGAAAAAGTGGAGGGCCCGGGGGGCACGTATCTAGGGCACATCCAGACGGAGACGGGTGCCCGCGTCTTCCTGCGGGGGAAGACCTCTGGTTACATCGAGCAGGCGTCACGACGAGAGTCGTTTGAGCCGCTCTACGTGTACATCAG CCACCCAAACCAGACTGGACTGGAAGCTGCAAAGAAGCTAACAGAGAGTCTACTGGAAACG GTCAGAGCGGAGCATTCTCGGATGGTGTCCATATACACGGCAACGGGGTCTACTCAAG CATACCCAGCTCATGGATACCCAGCTAATAGCAATTACAGTAGCCAGGGGTCCTGGTATAACTACCCAGCAAATGGGTACCCGGGCGGCTATTCAGCATACCCAGGAGCCACTGGTTACTGGAGTAGTGCAAATGGTCACCCCAGTCATTCTAACTTGTCGACAACCCCTCAATCTTCCCAGGCAATGGTTCAGTATCCAGTGTGTCCTAGGAAACCCCCACCCTATCTAGTACAG GACCAGGGAGCTGGTTCCGGTGATGCCACTAGCAGTCCATCCACCAGCCCCCCGCAGCCTGCCAGCCCCAAGCGTCAGTTTGTGGAAGACACCGACACGGCTAATGAGGCTGAG TCTGAGTCCAGCGCAGATGTGAAGAGTGAGGAACAAACATCACCACCGGTTTCCTCTGCTGAAGGGAGAACTTCAGAAAG GTTCCTGATGCCGCCTCCTCCCATGCCTTTGACGGTCACTcgcaagagacagagggagagcccGCCCAAAGAGGAGCTGTGTCCTGCTGCGG GCCCAGTGGAGGTGGAGGCGCCCAAGAAGCTGAAGCTGCCGGAGGATGGCTCAGGGCTCGTGCCCTATGGAGGGGACTCTTCCGACGAGGAAGAGGAGCGGACTCGCTGCAGTAAGAAGGCTAACTCCTAA